A region of Lacinutrix sp. Hel_I_90 DNA encodes the following proteins:
- a CDS encoding sterol desaturase family protein — translation MQELPNIILYAIPFFVASIVLEIYVLYKRKQKTYKTKDAFTSISMGIGNVLLGFLTKTIVLIAFFYIYTNFRIFTIPITWWSFVLLLFLDDFSYYWFHRISHECRLFWASHVVHHSSESYNLSTALRQTWSGGFYTFIFWLWLPFLGFHPGMIILQMSISLIYQFWIHTETINKMPKWFEAIMNTPSHHRVHHGSNPIYLDRNHAGIFIIWDKLFRTFQQELENEKVVYGLVVNIKTYNLFKIAFYEWFSMFKDVLSRKQSLSSRMLYLIKPPGWKHDGTGKLSEDLKNEWLKNKS, via the coding sequence ATGCAAGAGTTACCAAATATTATTTTATACGCCATTCCCTTTTTTGTGGCGTCAATAGTTTTAGAGATTTACGTGTTGTATAAGCGTAAACAAAAAACGTATAAAACAAAAGATGCTTTTACTTCAATTTCTATGGGTATTGGCAACGTATTATTAGGTTTTCTAACGAAAACAATCGTATTAATTGCCTTTTTTTATATTTATACTAATTTTAGAATTTTTACTATTCCTATAACTTGGTGGAGTTTTGTTTTACTTCTCTTTTTAGATGATTTTAGTTATTATTGGTTTCACCGCATATCTCATGAATGCAGATTATTTTGGGCGTCTCATGTGGTTCACCACTCCTCAGAAAGCTATAATTTAAGTACCGCTTTACGTCAAACTTGGTCTGGTGGGTTCTACACCTTTATCTTTTGGTTATGGTTACCTTTTTTAGGATTTCATCCTGGCATGATTATACTTCAAATGTCTATAAGTCTTATTTATCAATTTTGGATTCATACAGAAACCATAAACAAGATGCCAAAATGGTTTGAAGCTATTATGAATACACCCTCTCATCATCGCGTACATCACGGCAGCAACCCGATATACTTAGACAGAAATCATGCTGGCATTTTTATTATCTGGGATAAGTTATTTAGAACATTCCAACAAGAATTAGAAAATGAAAAAGTCGTTTATGGTTTAGTCGTAAACATAAAAACTTATAACCTCTTTAAAATTGCTTTTTACGAATGGTTTAGCATGTTCAAAGACGTTCTTTCTAGAAAACAGTCTCTCTCTAGCAGAATGCTATACTTAATAAAACCACCAGGCTGGAAACATGACGGCACAGGTAAACTGTCTGAAGACCTTAAAAATGAATGGCTTAAAAACAAATCCTAA
- the menA gene encoding 1,4-dihydroxy-2-naphthoate octaprenyltransferase, which produces MNKNVSNWLSAIRLRTLPLSISGIIIAACLAEYNGVFNWLIFVLAIAATISYQILSNLANDLGDAEKGTDNEDRIGPMRAIQSGNISHKEMLDAIKINILICIGLTIALILSAFGSKHLSLALAFFFIAFLCVIAALKYTMGSNAYGYKAHGDFYVFIFFGLVSVIGCYVLFAKQVDHVVVLPAITIGLLSTAVLNLNNMRDIEGDTKANKITIAVKLGRAKAKIYHYFLVIAAIICSLLFGMLYYVSPYNLLFFIAYIPLVLHLKRVKEIKNLKDFDPELKKLALSTVLLALLLGIGHIL; this is translated from the coding sequence ATGAATAAAAACGTTTCGAATTGGTTATCTGCAATACGCTTAAGAACCTTACCACTATCTATTTCAGGAATCATTATCGCCGCTTGTTTAGCCGAATATAATGGTGTTTTTAATTGGTTAATATTTGTGCTAGCCATAGCTGCAACTATAAGCTATCAAATATTATCAAACCTAGCTAATGATCTAGGTGATGCAGAAAAAGGAACAGATAACGAAGATAGAATAGGGCCTATGCGAGCCATACAGAGTGGCAATATCTCGCATAAAGAAATGTTGGATGCTATAAAAATTAATATTCTAATATGTATTGGTTTAACGATTGCACTTATACTTTCTGCTTTTGGATCTAAACACCTCTCTTTAGCCTTAGCCTTCTTTTTTATTGCTTTTTTATGTGTGATTGCAGCTTTAAAATATACCATGGGGAGTAATGCCTATGGCTACAAAGCCCATGGTGATTTTTACGTTTTTATTTTTTTTGGATTAGTAAGCGTTATAGGTTGTTATGTACTGTTTGCAAAGCAAGTTGATCATGTGGTGGTATTACCAGCCATAACCATTGGTTTATTAAGTACAGCAGTTCTTAACCTCAATAATATGAGGGATATTGAAGGGGATACTAAAGCAAATAAAATTACAATAGCTGTTAAATTAGGAAGGGCTAAAGCTAAAATATATCACTATTTTCTAGTGATTGCCGCAATAATTTGTTCTTTGCTTTTTGGTATGCTGTATTATGTGTCACCATATAACCTGTTATTTTTTATCGCTTATATTCCCTTAGTACTGCATTTAAAACGCGTCAAAGAGATTAAAAATTTAAAGGATTTTGATCCTGAATTAAAAAAATTAGCGCTATCAACAGTATTGTTAGCGCTATTATTAGGTATCGGACATATCCTTTAG
- a CDS encoding 1,4-dihydroxy-2-naphthoyl-CoA synthase, with the protein MSEIKWVKAKDYEDITYNKCNGVARIAFNRPNVRNAFRPKTTKELYDAFYDAQEDTTIGAVLLSAEGPSTKDGVYSFCSGGDQKARGHQGYVGDDGYHRLNILEVQRLIRFMPKAVIAVVPGWAVGGGHSLHVVCDLTLASKEHAIFKQTDADVTSFDGGYGSAYLAKMVGQKRAREIFFLGRNYSAQEAYEMGMVNAVIPHDDLESTAYEWAQEILAKSPTSIRMLKFAMNLTDDGMVGQQVFAGEATRLAYMTDEAKEGRDAFLEKRKPNFPKQWIP; encoded by the coding sequence ATGAGTGAGATTAAATGGGTGAAAGCCAAAGACTACGAAGACATAACGTACAATAAGTGTAATGGCGTGGCTAGAATAGCATTTAACAGACCTAATGTTAGAAATGCTTTTAGACCAAAGACGACCAAAGAATTATATGATGCTTTTTACGATGCTCAAGAAGATACAACTATTGGCGCTGTTTTATTATCTGCTGAAGGCCCATCAACAAAAGACGGTGTCTATTCTTTTTGCTCTGGTGGCGATCAAAAAGCCAGAGGACATCAAGGGTATGTTGGAGACGATGGCTATCATAGACTAAATATTTTAGAGGTACAACGCTTAATTAGGTTTATGCCTAAAGCAGTTATTGCTGTTGTTCCGGGCTGGGCAGTTGGTGGCGGACATAGTTTACATGTTGTTTGTGACTTAACACTAGCGAGTAAAGAACATGCCATTTTTAAACAAACAGACGCAGATGTGACGAGTTTTGACGGTGGTTATGGTTCTGCTTATTTAGCAAAAATGGTAGGTCAGAAAAGAGCACGTGAGATTTTTTTCTTAGGAAGAAATTACTCTGCGCAAGAGGCTTATGAAATGGGTATGGTAAATGCGGTTATTCCTCACGACGACTTAGAAAGCACAGCCTATGAGTGGGCTCAGGAAATACTCGCTAAATCACCAACGTCAATAAGAATGTTGAAATTTGCAATGAATCTAACCGATGATGGTATGGTAGGACAACAAGTCTTTGCTGGTGAGGCAACGCGATTGGCTTATATGACAGATGAGGCGAAAGAAGGTCGTGATGCGTTTTTAGAAAAACGTAAACCGAATTTTCCAAAACAGTGGATTCCTTAA
- a CDS encoding S1 RNA-binding domain-containing protein produces the protein MIQIGQFNTLEILRDTEPGLFLGDPEGNEVLLPNRYVPESFEIGDTLEVFIYLDNDERLVAVTDEPYIMNGEFAVLRCNEVSNIGAFLDWGMVKELLCPFKEQAFPMKKGGWYLVRCYLDEKSERLVASSKTNQFLDNTELTVTEFEEVDIVVSHPSDFGMNVIVNNLHSGLIYKDNIFQELSIGDKMKAIVKKIRPGNKLDIALGQIGYRNIEPNAEKIMQELDNNSGFLPLHDKSSPEAIKESLEMSKKNFKKAIGSLYKQKMITIESDGIRKS, from the coding sequence ATGATACAAATAGGACAATTCAATACATTAGAAATTCTTAGAGATACTGAACCTGGATTATTTTTGGGTGACCCCGAAGGCAATGAAGTGTTATTACCCAATCGTTATGTACCAGAGTCTTTTGAAATAGGGGATACCCTAGAGGTTTTTATCTATTTGGATAATGACGAGCGTTTGGTGGCCGTCACAGATGAGCCTTATATTATGAATGGTGAGTTTGCCGTATTGCGTTGCAATGAAGTTTCAAATATTGGAGCGTTTTTAGATTGGGGAATGGTAAAAGAATTGCTTTGTCCGTTTAAAGAACAGGCTTTCCCAATGAAAAAAGGAGGGTGGTATTTAGTGCGTTGTTATTTGGATGAAAAGTCAGAACGACTCGTGGCCTCTAGTAAAACAAATCAGTTTTTAGACAATACAGAGCTCACCGTGACAGAATTTGAAGAGGTTGATATTGTGGTTTCGCATCCAAGTGATTTTGGAATGAATGTTATTGTAAATAATTTGCATTCTGGATTGATTTATAAGGATAATATTTTTCAAGAGTTGAGTATAGGCGATAAAATGAAAGCTATCGTTAAAAAGATTAGACCTGGTAACAAGCTAGATATTGCACTTGGGCAAATTGGTTATAGAAACATAGAACCTAATGCAGAGAAAATCATGCAAGAATTAGATAATAATTCTGGATTCTTACCGCTACATGATAAATCGTCGCCTGAAGCAATTAAGGAGAGTCTTGAAATGAGCAAAAAGAACTTTAAAAAGGCGATTGGCTCTTTGTATAAACAAAAGATGATAACAATTGAAAGTGATGGTATTAGAAAAAGCTAA
- a CDS encoding DUF2853 family protein yields MSKRDELIAKYAADLRDKCAMNPEMDLLTKVTIGCGPSIYNKDSATVSGTDQSELNTVKNNFLIKKLGLEDSADLDKAIDSVIEKYGRSNKNKYRAVVYYLLTKHFKKESVYK; encoded by the coding sequence ATGAGTAAGAGAGACGAGCTTATTGCAAAATATGCGGCAGATTTAAGGGATAAATGTGCTATGAATCCTGAAATGGATTTGTTAACAAAAGTCACTATTGGCTGTGGACCATCTATTTACAATAAAGATTCGGCTACGGTTTCTGGTACTGACCAGTCTGAACTAAATACAGTAAAAAATAATTTCTTAATCAAAAAACTAGGATTAGAGGACAGTGCTGATTTAGATAAGGCTATAGACTCAGTAATTGAAAAATATGGGCGTTCAAATAAAAATAAATACAGAGCAGTAGTATATTATTTACTAACTAAGCACTTTAAAAAAGAATCTGTTTACAAATAA
- the menD gene encoding 2-succinyl-5-enolpyruvyl-6-hydroxy-3-cyclohexene-1-carboxylic-acid synthase codes for MKHPKIPLAQTVIQLCKAKNIQHIVLSPGSRNAPLTIGFTHDSFFNCYSIVDERCAAFFALGTAQQLQEPVAVVCTSGSALLNYYPAVAEAYYSNISLVVLSADRPKHLVGIGDGQTINQEHVYKNHILYSANLKEDLSVDNWTEDEGSEMEKTIQQTNEAQINKALNISSSQKGPVHINIPLNEPLYERVDALSVNPKVIPLATEETPEIDYAHLAKDWNASKRKLVLVGVNEPNRVEQKYLDRLAHDESVLVMTEATSNIHHKRFIPSIDKLIGALNASEFKALKPDIVLTFGGLIVSKKIKKFLREYPPMQHWHVGTHTANDTFFKLNKVFKMPLNTFFSAFLPKTESVKSDYTNFWLNEMASRREKHEKYMAMIPFSDFKAFDVLLNSMPNDVQCQVGNSSAIRYVQLFDLNPMVQVFCNRGTSGIDGSTSTAIGAALASKKQTVCVTGDLSFFYDSNALWNNHIPKDFRIIVVNNNGGGIFRILPGHKNTENFDTYFETTHHLKAQKLCELYDFEYSSATNENELKSAFSDFYHTSSRPKLLEIFTPKNENDQILLNYFKFIK; via the coding sequence ATGAAACACCCTAAAATCCCACTCGCACAAACGGTTATTCAGCTTTGCAAAGCTAAAAACATACAACATATTGTGCTGTCTCCAGGTAGCAGAAATGCCCCTTTAACCATTGGCTTTACACACGATTCTTTTTTTAACTGTTATAGTATTGTAGATGAACGTTGTGCTGCCTTTTTTGCTTTAGGAACTGCACAACAACTTCAAGAGCCGGTCGCTGTAGTTTGTACCTCAGGGAGTGCTTTACTTAATTATTATCCAGCAGTAGCTGAGGCGTATTACAGTAATATTTCATTGGTGGTTTTAAGTGCAGACCGACCAAAGCATTTAGTGGGTATTGGAGATGGACAAACCATTAACCAGGAGCATGTATATAAAAACCATATCCTGTATTCTGCAAACTTAAAGGAAGATTTAAGTGTTGACAATTGGACGGAAGATGAAGGGTCGGAAATGGAAAAAACGATTCAGCAGACTAATGAAGCACAAATTAATAAAGCGCTAAATATTTCAAGTTCACAAAAAGGCCCTGTTCATATAAATATTCCTTTAAATGAACCCTTGTATGAGCGGGTTGACGCCTTATCTGTCAATCCAAAAGTGATTCCTTTAGCAACAGAAGAAACGCCAGAAATTGATTATGCCCATTTGGCTAAAGACTGGAATGCATCAAAACGAAAGCTGGTTTTGGTAGGTGTTAACGAACCAAATAGGGTTGAACAAAAATATTTAGACCGTTTGGCCCATGACGAAAGTGTTTTGGTAATGACCGAAGCAACGTCTAATATTCACCACAAAAGATTTATTCCAAGCATCGATAAACTAATAGGCGCATTAAATGCTAGTGAGTTTAAAGCTCTTAAACCAGATATTGTCTTAACTTTTGGAGGTTTAATCGTTTCAAAAAAAATTAAAAAATTTTTACGCGAGTATCCGCCAATGCAGCATTGGCATGTGGGAACGCATACGGCGAATGATACTTTTTTCAAATTGAATAAGGTGTTTAAAATGCCTTTGAATACATTTTTTTCTGCGTTTTTACCAAAAACAGAATCCGTTAAGAGTGATTACACTAATTTTTGGCTAAATGAAATGGCGTCCAGACGTGAAAAACACGAAAAGTATATGGCTATGATTCCGTTTAGTGATTTTAAAGCTTTTGATGTTTTATTGAATAGTATGCCAAACGATGTCCAATGTCAAGTTGGTAACAGTTCGGCCATTCGTTATGTTCAGCTATTCGATTTAAATCCAATGGTACAAGTGTTTTGTAATCGTGGGACTAGTGGAATCGATGGCTCAACAAGTACGGCTATTGGCGCAGCATTGGCTTCAAAAAAGCAAACCGTATGTGTTACAGGAGATTTGAGTTTTTTTTACGACAGTAATGCCCTTTGGAATAATCATATTCCCAAAGATTTTAGAATAATAGTTGTTAATAATAATGGCGGCGGAATTTTTAGAATATTACCTGGACATAAAAACACAGAAAATTTCGATACCTATTTTGAGACAACGCACCATTTAAAAGCACAAAAATTATGTGAGTTGTATGATTTTGAATATAGTAGCGCAACTAACGAGAACGAATTAAAGTCTGCCTTCTCAGATTTTTACCACACTAGTAGTCGGCCAAAATTATTAGAGATTTTCACACCTAAAAATGAGAATGACCAGATTCTTCTAAACTACTTTAAATTTATCAAATAG
- a CDS encoding chorismate-binding protein, whose protein sequence is MDSDDFFEIASAHFEDALPFVLYSKPQTSVVKGLFQNDSTVHTSTDLSESGFIFAPFNSDAPTILIPINESHAFETECFTSDKLGKIETYNSKETTASIEVKAFHVELVSKAIKTIHATDLKKVVISRKETVSLAKVSPIQLFKRLLEVYTSAFVYCWYHPKIGLWLGATPETLLSVASNRFKTMALAGTQEYTGNDNPQWGGKETEEQQLVTDYIAESLKLSVNNLSIGTTQTIRAGNLLHLQTMISGTIDSNLKTIVNALHPTPAVCGLPKIAAKQFIINNENYKREFYTGFLGELNSKEKTTRNTNRRNVENSVYSSVKTVSNLYVNLRCMQLTDVNASIYVGGGITKDSNPESEWEETVSKSETMKKVLF, encoded by the coding sequence ATGGATTCAGATGATTTTTTTGAAATCGCTAGTGCTCATTTTGAGGATGCCTTACCTTTTGTACTCTACAGTAAACCCCAAACGAGTGTTGTTAAGGGGTTATTTCAAAACGATTCTACTGTGCATACGTCTACAGATCTTAGTGAAAGTGGATTCATATTTGCGCCTTTTAATTCTGACGCGCCAACAATTCTTATTCCTATAAATGAATCACATGCATTTGAAACTGAGTGTTTCACCTCAGACAAGTTAGGCAAGATAGAAACTTATAATAGCAAAGAAACCACAGCTTCAATTGAAGTTAAAGCGTTTCATGTGGAGTTGGTTTCTAAAGCCATTAAAACGATTCACGCTACCGATTTAAAAAAGGTTGTTATTTCAAGAAAGGAAACAGTAAGCCTTGCTAAAGTTAGTCCTATTCAGCTTTTTAAGCGTTTACTCGAAGTCTATACTTCTGCGTTTGTGTATTGCTGGTACCATCCTAAAATAGGGCTGTGGCTTGGTGCTACACCAGAAACGCTATTAAGTGTCGCTAGCAATCGTTTTAAAACGATGGCTTTAGCAGGAACACAAGAATATACCGGGAATGACAATCCACAATGGGGGGGCAAAGAAACTGAAGAACAACAATTGGTTACTGATTATATAGCTGAAAGTCTTAAGCTTTCAGTAAATAATTTAAGTATTGGCACTACTCAAACGATACGAGCGGGAAACCTTTTGCATTTACAAACCATGATTTCGGGGACAATTGATTCAAATTTAAAAACGATTGTGAATGCGTTACATCCCACGCCTGCCGTTTGCGGCTTACCAAAAATAGCGGCAAAGCAATTCATTATCAACAATGAAAATTACAAGCGTGAATTCTATACTGGTTTTTTAGGAGAATTGAATAGTAAAGAGAAAACGACTAGAAACACCAATAGACGTAATGTTGAAAACAGTGTCTATTCATCTGTAAAAACGGTCTCTAATTTATATGTAAACCTAAGGTGCATGCAACTTACAGATGTAAATGCCAGTATTTATGTTGGTGGCGGCATAACCAAAGATTCGAATCCTGAAAGCGAATGGGAGGAAACAGTGAGTAAGTCAGAAACCATGAAAAAAGTATTGTTTTAA
- a CDS encoding PaaI family thioesterase yields the protein MSITKTEVLQKANAASKNTLMETLDIEIVDYGHDFLVARMPVTPKVHQPDGVLHGGATAALAESVGSFASHIFIDTEKMFVRGLEITANHIKSVSEGFVYAKATFLHKGRTTQLLDIRITDADDNLISICRLSTISLPKKKA from the coding sequence ATGAGCATAACTAAAACGGAAGTCTTACAAAAAGCAAATGCAGCATCAAAAAACACCTTAATGGAAACATTAGATATAGAAATTGTGGATTATGGTCATGATTTTTTGGTAGCTAGAATGCCTGTAACACCTAAAGTACATCAGCCAGATGGTGTGTTGCACGGGGGAGCAACGGCAGCTTTGGCAGAAAGCGTAGGCAGTTTTGCCTCTCATATTTTTATTGATACTGAAAAAATGTTTGTTCGCGGACTCGAAATTACAGCCAACCATATAAAAAGTGTTTCAGAAGGGTTTGTATATGCAAAAGCAACCTTTTTACATAAAGGCAGAACCACTCAATTATTAGATATTAGAATTACGGATGCTGATGATAATTTGATTTCTATTTGCCGCTTATCTACTATTTCATTGCCTAAGAAAAAAGCATAG
- a CDS encoding alpha/beta hydrolase, which yields MHSTQKEIFFTTKKTYSTLNTRTEKTKHIWLVCHGMGYLSKYFIRYFNQLNTEENYVIAPQAPSLYYQGKDFKHVGASWLTKENTHLETENIFNYFDAILEAENIPKNASLIVLGYSQGVSVAARYIAKRQLQCNHLVLHSGGIPKELRPEDFTFLKAKVSLVYGTEDEYINKERATHETKRAEELFGKNLEIIPFDGKHVVNVAFINGLV from the coding sequence ATGCATTCTACCCAAAAAGAAATATTTTTTACTACTAAAAAAACCTATTCTACGCTTAATACACGCACTGAAAAAACAAAACACATATGGCTTGTTTGCCATGGCATGGGCTATTTAAGCAAATATTTTATACGTTATTTTAACCAATTAAATACTGAAGAAAATTACGTTATTGCCCCTCAAGCGCCAAGTTTATATTATCAAGGTAAAGATTTTAAACATGTTGGTGCCAGTTGGTTAACCAAAGAAAACACCCATCTAGAAACTGAAAATATTTTTAATTATTTTGATGCTATTTTAGAGGCTGAAAACATACCAAAAAATGCTTCATTAATTGTTTTAGGCTATTCTCAAGGTGTTAGTGTCGCTGCGCGCTATATTGCTAAACGACAATTACAATGTAATCACTTGGTTTTACATTCTGGTGGTATTCCCAAAGAATTGCGTCCTGAAGATTTTACATTTTTAAAAGCAAAAGTGTCTTTGGTTTATGGCACCGAAGACGAATATATAAATAAAGAACGTGCGACCCATGAAACAAAACGCGCCGAAGAACTGTTTGGGAAAAACCTAGAGATTATTCCTTTTGATGGAAAACACGTCGTTAATGTGGCTTTTATAAACGGTTTGGTTTAG
- a CDS encoding GNAT family N-acetyltransferase, with protein sequence MQLENNRVTLTLLDLSNYKHLIEIAKEKDLIFYSPNTIATPEKLKAYVQIATDGYYHKTTIPFIIYDNEKQAYAGSTRFGLINEKNKVLHIGWTWLGKDFQGTGLNKNIKFLMLHYAFETLAFEKVEFRIDERNIKSRKAVEKIGGILEGILRKDTLMQDGFRRSTCCYGILKSEWNTIKNTVFSGF encoded by the coding sequence ATGCAATTAGAAAACAACCGCGTAACACTCACCCTTTTAGATTTAAGCAATTACAAACATCTCATTGAAATCGCAAAGGAAAAAGATCTTATTTTTTATTCTCCAAATACAATTGCTACACCAGAAAAGCTAAAAGCTTATGTACAAATTGCTACTGACGGATATTACCATAAAACAACCATACCTTTTATAATCTATGACAATGAAAAACAAGCGTATGCTGGCAGCACACGTTTTGGCTTAATAAACGAGAAAAACAAAGTCTTACATATTGGTTGGACTTGGTTGGGAAAAGACTTTCAAGGTACAGGATTAAATAAAAACATCAAATTTTTGATGCTGCACTACGCATTTGAAACGCTTGCGTTTGAAAAAGTTGAATTTCGAATTGATGAACGTAATATTAAATCCAGAAAAGCAGTTGAAAAGATTGGAGGAATATTAGAAGGTATTTTAAGAAAAGACACCCTAATGCAAGATGGATTTAGGCGCAGTACCTGTTGTTATGGCATTTTGAAGAGTGAATGGAATACGATAAAAAATACTGTTTTTAGTGGGTTTTAA